Part of the Chanos chanos chromosome 5, fChaCha1.1, whole genome shotgun sequence genome, TCGATAGTCTAGTTTGACAAACGGACTAGCTAACATCTTTTTAACAGGAAAGTCCATAAAAAAAGATGTTAGCTAGCTAGGCATGGTTCAAGAAGCTATCCCAAAAACATGTGCAAGAAGTTGACGCTCGTCTTGCAACTACCATGTAGAACGCCTTAAAATGTCAATAACTGACTTGGCAGAAGTATGAAGTGACCTTTCCAACCTATGGCTAATACACTTACAATATTCCGGAACAGGTGGTGCAAACAAACGAGCCCACTGTCATGTTGGCGTAAGTCGGGCCGCGCTGATCGCAATCAAAGCATTTCCTATTGGGGGGAAGGCTAGTCATTTCCCGAAGCATCTTCAGgtgtttttcctcctgttttcgTTTCGCACTCGCCGCCATGGCCGAATACAGACGGTGTCTAATGTATAGCGATCCGAAGCATACACGACCAGAAATGGGAACACTTTCCACAGAGGTCTTCCAGGGCCAGCAATCGACATTAAACAGCTTCTACTTCGCTGGGATGATGGGAGTTACATATTGGGAAGTATCTGAGTGGATATACTGCCACCCGCTGTACCGGAGTATTGCAGGAAAAATATCAATCATTTCAAATTTTCTTTTACCACTAATTATTCTCTGTGCTGCTTCTGTGCCACATATTACGAATTTCCCTCAGTCGATATCATTCTGTATCTTTTGTGGATTTTTGTATGCATGTACACGTTTCACTGTATATCCCTAAATGGAATTTACTTTTCAATAAGCAAAATCAATCAAACCACACAAGTTACACTAATCAGTTTTTTTGCATTGTATGCTGCAAAATTATTTCAACATGATGGGGTGTCCATGCATCCCAAGACTATTTCCCTTGATGTCTACTAAGTAATTgcacatataaataaacatcaaataactaaataagtaccaaaagtgttttattttacaaactTAAATTAATACTGTagaaaaacaatacagtacTGCAGTGTGATTATTCCGAGTCAAAACTGAAACCACTGCATAATAGCTTAAATGTTAAAACAAGTGGAAATGAGATATAAATATAAGTATATAGTAATGTGGTACCTGGAGCCAACAAGCTGTATTCTGGTCCCAAACGATGTACAAAGAACATTGAAAGAACATTGAAGAGATTATATAATGTTGGTGTGTTTTGGGTTAATTACATAAGCAGGTCCATGGATAAATTAAGATGTAACACTTGCACTCTCCAGAGAAATCAGCATTATGTCTTCTTTACTTGCTTCCTGTTGTTGGATTCCATGGCCTCTGTAGACTAATGGATGGAGAAACATGGATACGAGATAAAAAATTTTAAATCCATAAATCAACACCATTGATCTTTACGCTGTGgatcactttcactttcattagTAGTAAATGGATTGTAAACTGTAACCCTGGGCTCTATACAAACAGCATAAAAGAGACCGTTAATACATATGTCATTAAGCAGAGTGCCTCTAAATAACTGCTTTACCTGTCTCTTTCGTGTTACACGGAAAAACTGCTCCAGGCGTGTCTGTTTGACTCTCCCCACCTTCTTATCTTCTTCCCTTTGCCTTCGCCTGTCCTGTAGAGATGACCGAAACTTCTCTATTCTGCCTCGGACTCTCTGCTCCCTAAAACCACAAACAAGAGGCCATGCACACTTACAAAAAGACAAACGCTGTTATAGTAACTTTCATGAATGCTGCCTGGCAACTGAATTTTCAGCATGTCATCTACAGAGGCAGTGGTCAGTGAGAGAGCAGCGACCTACTTGACGTGTTTCTCATGGCACAGGAAACGGACCAAGCCCTCCTCGTCAAGTTCCTGCCAGGTAAGTACTGGTCTGTCGACCTGCGGCGTGTCCAGAAAGAGACGACGAGCCTCTTGGTATCGCCACTCCAGTGGGATGGGGTGTGTCTGTAGGGAGGGAGGTGGTATGACAAAGGGTCCAAAATGGAAATTTTTATTCCCCTCATGTAACTGTTAAGACCAAGATGTGTTGAATTTTAAATGTGACACAGCTGGTggttaaaacaaaagacataatGCAGCTAAGAGTGGGATTCTGTATGTTAAATCAATTTTATGAGCTAAATGCAGCAAACTTTCAAACAGTGTTTCCAGAAATTATTTCGAAATTTAGTGGTCAGTATTTAATAAGGAAGTGTGAAATTTAGATTAGCCCAGGGCTAAGAACAATCAGGAGAATGAGAATGTTTACAAAAATCATTACTCAAGTTCCCTCCTCTCTAACAAGCCCAGTATAACTTTTCCAGCTATGTGCTGCGTCCTACATGTgaaaggatatatatatatgcattacGGATACTTGAAGTTAAGACAGTAGGTATGATGATGtataaaagaaagaaggggaaaaaaagaatatccaGTGGCAATTAAGTGTCAAAAAGATGTCTCAAGGTCCATGACATGGCCGATTTGAGACGGGCACCTTTCTGTTGACGTTCAGCACAACCTCCTCTATGGTACGATGCTCTTGGATGAGCTTCAGTGCTCGCCTTGGTCCAAGACCACAAATCTTATCACAGTAATCACAGCCCAGCAGGATACACAGGTCCACAAACTGTGAGGGAGTGACAAACCTTAATACTTATAAACATCAGTGAATCTTTAATTACTCTTTTTGTACCTCATCAACTACATCAATGAAATCCTGGTAAACTGTCTCTATGTACCATTTGCTTCTTTTAAAACATTCTTTACTGCATTATAAATGAGAAAACATATATGGTTCTTGCttacaaatatttttcactTCATTCACACATCAACAAGATTTGCAGTAAGTAAGCTACATATGGTcatcacattttacatttaaattttcGTATAGTTCAGCTCTGAGGGTGAGACAAAATTTGGAGATGTTTTAGTGATGTAGCCCAAATGCTTGCTgcctgaattaaaaaaaaaaaaaacataacctgTATGCAGTTAACACTTCAATACACTATAATAACAGTGGCTGGAATGTTCTGAGAAAGTCTCAAAtacctctttgtgtgtgagctgtAGAGCTTCCAAAAGCTTGGGTAAGGAATATTCTGTCACCTCACTGTGAGAAATGTAAAAAAGCAGCCAAGCAGTCATCAATAAACAATGTGTATCAtcaacatttttacattaaGACATAGAGCACAAGTAAAGATTTAACATTTTACCACACTTTTAGTATTCTTTATTTCCCTAAAACACAGAAACCCTAACAGCTTTTAAATGTTGTACCATAAAAATGTTTGCTCTCTTCTATTATTTGGCATTGCAGCCTGTTAAAGTCCACTACTTGGTTTATGAGGTGTCTTTGCTAAGTGCCTCAGCCCTAACATTGTTCTCAACAGTATTTAGTTTTTCTTCAACCTGTCTCTCTTGGCATTGAGCTGGCGTAAGAGGATGGTTCCTCCAAAAGCCAGTGTGTCCATGTCCTCTGAGGCAACAGCGTCAACCACACCACTTTTCACCAGGTGAGCACACAGTGCTTCTCCATCTCCTGGAGCCTGATATGAAAAGGTAACGTAAAGGTCATTACTACACAGGATTCAGTGGATAATTCAGTTGTCTCAGAAGATAGACATGCAGGGCTAGTAATGAGATAAGTGACAGGAAGTGAGTACATACCATGATCTGGTTCATTTGAATCAATGCTAACCTTGATGCAGGGTACGCCAATGAGTTCCAGGAGACGTATGCAGTCCTGGGTCCGCTGAGACACTGCAAAATATTGTACAATATTCAGTGAATGCTCAGAAAATGAAGACAATTATCTAGGAtaaagggggttggggggttccAATCTGTATGAAAAGGGACAGTGGCATTCAGAAGAGGTCTGATATAACCTGATGTAGCcaaaaatgtgaattaaaatgtGAGCACAAGATTTATTTCACTTTCTCACTTGTGCTGGAGCGCTGGGGAGAGGTCCAGCCAGCATTCTGTGCTCTTTTCTCCAACTGAAAAGAAACGATGACAATAAGCATTTCAGATTTTAtccacatttaaaacactttaaTCTTTCATCCCCTCAGTTTTAAATCTGCAAAGTTTTGTCTTGCTACCATTGGAAAACTGTCTGTAAGTTGGACAGAGATTTGCTATTAAAACACTTGATCtacaaataatgaaaagaaattagATCCTTGTGATTCATTCTTTCAGCAGAATGAGAGGATCAATAAGCACATGTTAGGAGAAATTCACTGTTGTAGAACTCACCACagcctttttctgttttgggggCTTGCCGTCAAAGACGAAGACAGGCTTGATATCATGCTCCAGGAAAGTAAGAGTGCGAAAGAACAGACCTGTCAGAGGACTGCAACAGAAGGTTAATATGCACATATGAAACCATTCTGAATAACCACAAGCAGGCTACTACTACTACATATGGTTGACCATGCTGCAGTTGAACATCTGTAAAAATCGTAATGGTTTTGTAATGATACAAACGTGATGCTCACCTCAGGTATTTTAAGTTTGGGACAGCAGTGCGGAACTGATTCATAACAATGGACGTATCGAGAGCTATGACTTTGCCTACAACAGAGGTTCATAAAAAATTAGCTGCATTACAAACATCACTATCTTGGGCTCTTCGTTGTGGTATGCAAAGCAGTCTCGAGCTGTCAAAGTGGCGCCTCGAGACCATGTACATGACTGCATCATGACTGGtgacagagaaagcaaaacaataaTACCATTTCTTTTAATTAGATAACAACGGTGCACTGTCTCACTAAGTTATAGTGCCATCTTAACCTGTAATGTATCTATTATTCTAAGTTAGGGAACTAATTCATTGACTCTGTCTTCGAGGCATCTGACAATACTGCTTGTAGAACGATTCACCCGggcggaaaaaaaacaaacatatataggGTTTTTTTATTGGCAAAAAGTCGCAGAGCGCCGGCCTCAAAGGTCTGGTAAGTTTCATCACAGGTTTCGTGGATAGTTCGCTAGCCAGCAACAATGAGATGGGAGCTCTGTAGTGAAACGATTTGCTCACTTTGCAGCTGGGTGCATACCTGTGTAATCTTCTATTTCCTTGTAAGATATGGAATCTTGTGCATCAGAACGAATTAAATCCGCCAGTTTGGTGATCCCCATTCTGTATTTGACTGTTGAAATACTTCCGTGTTTTGATAAGCACGTTTTCTGGTGTTTTGACGTAGGAGCTCAATGTAAAAGAACAACTTCCGCATTTCTCATCCTCGTTTTGAGATGGTGATAAAGGACTGTATTCGTCCATCCTTAGTCCGTCAGCCAAAGGGGAGTGCCGTCTGAAGCATCCCACCTCCTCcagatataaaaacaaattttgtaAGTTATtaagtaaatatgtaaatgcatACATCATAGTTTGAGGTTCTTGCATGTTAAATGGGAAGTTTCTGACACATGGGCCACTACTTATGAAATTGTGAACATTACCTGCACTGGCCTAAAGAGTAGGGTACTCCAACCAACAAAAAATTTCTGTCCGATTAACACTGaattctttaaataaatgtgcAGTATAAGCTGTGAATTCTATGGATTGATTTTGAGACCAGCCAGTTTCATTGTAACATCTCCACTTTTGTCCAGGCTTACTGAAGTTATCTGTAGCGTTAAAATTAAAGACACCTTGCTTCTCCAGGTACAGACTCCCATATTGCGGTTGACCGACCCCTGAAAAGAATCGGGGTGGAGCATTCCTTCTGTCATCTCATGACACTTGTGTGTTGACATACTTCCTGGATGTGTAAACATACACATCTGTAAATTTTGGTCTCATCATGTTGATGATTTCAATACAAGCAGGTGAAGTTTATTttgacaataaaaaagaaaactgtgcttattattatatttattcagttatgtACAGAATTGACAATGTTTAAACAAAGTCCTGAGATGAATTAGCCAACAATTATACCGTcacaaaaaacagtgacataaCCAAAAATCAAGACATGgaatgtttgcattttaaataacatttaccTCATAACTGACACCACATCATCATACGTCACAATCTGCTAACATTATGTTCACGTATGTTACAACATTTACAACGGACTCATGCTCTATTCACAGTTTTATCCTTAGGAATGCCACAGATTTACAATAAGATCATtcacaaaaatggaaaattcaGCTATAATTCTACAAGAGATTTCCCAAATGCCTCTCCAAATGCCTTCTGTTTTTTATTGGTCTAGAACATCTGATTCAAGTAATCAATTTCTCATCAATAACTAAATTCAGCAGTTAAGGTGTGCTAATACCAGACTTCTACAAAAGTATTCAAGGCAAAAGGGGGCTACA contains:
- the LOC115812020 gene encoding probable flap endonuclease 1 homolog; the encoded protein is MGITKLADLIRSDAQDSISYKEIEDYTGKVIALDTSIVMNQFRTAVPNLKYLSPLTGLFFRTLTFLEHDIKPVFVFDGKPPKQKKAVLEKRAQNAGWTSPQRSSTMSQRTQDCIRLLELIGVPCIKAPGDGEALCAHLVKSGVVDAVASEDMDTLAFGGTILLRQLNAKRDSEVTEYSLPKLLEALQLTHKEFVDLCILLGCDYCDKICGLGPRRALKLIQEHRTIEEVVLNVNRKTHPIPLEWRYQEARRLFLDTPQVDRPVLTWQELDEEGLVRFLCHEKHVKEQRVRGRIEKFRSSLQDRRRQREEDKKVGRVKQTRLEQFFRVTRKRQAQSAAQEKKFDLLSDLGGDIFAAPPSQTAGSSNFANFAHFNRPTAQSNSNTDFANFDSFGNSSVPSTHFGTTHPSQSIPQPLHTGGGVTVPSLSSMAPAPTQSSKTGEDRYAALAELDSVLSSTAPTGSTQQGNVFGAVSGPTAAQTQPGLSSIQQGFAAAPSTNPFVAAGMAPEPMSTNPFQTNSRASATEMSDCLRVLWFPFVDNPALFGTGSMSMPAGFGNPTSYCMPTSFSGTFQQPFPGQSPFPPPAAYPQQPNGTGFPAYGQAKPPMTSYGQAIPGPGMSNNPFMGGAPSGPYPTGGSSTNPFL